One window from the genome of Eleginops maclovinus isolate JMC-PN-2008 ecotype Puerto Natales chromosome 15, JC_Emac_rtc_rv5, whole genome shotgun sequence encodes:
- the tfap2d gene encoding transcription factor AP-2-delta, giving the protein MSATFPGLVHDAEIRHDGSNSYRLMQLGCLESVANSSVAYSSSSPLTYPAPAGTEFASPYFSANHQYTPLHHQSFHYEFQHSHPAVAPEAYGLNSLHSGQYYQQIHHGEPADFINLHNARSALKSSCLDEQQRRELGCLDAYRRHDLSLMTSHGSQAYGVGMHHPDQRLLPAGGLGLSSSGSDDLQGSVEAQCGLVLNGQGGVIRRGGTCVVNPTDLFCSVPGRLSLLSSTSKYKVTIAEVKRRLSPPECLNASLLGGILRRAKSKNGGRCLREKLDRLGLNLPAGRRKAANVTLLTSLVEGEALHLARDFGYTCETEFPSKAVGEHLARQHSEPKETSARKKMVLATKQICKEFQDLLSQDRSPLGSSRPTPILDLDIQRHLTHFSLITHGFGTPAVCAALSTFQTVLSEMLNYLDKNSGGKTSGPNDQQINNSSEKTQLRKTAEPQSKDGKTEKTE; this is encoded by the exons atgtcagCGACCTTCCCCGGACTTGTCCACGACGCAGAG ATACGTCACGACGGATCAAACAGCTACCGACTCATGCAGCTCGGATGCCTGGAGTCCGTGGCCAACTCCTCGGTCgcctactcctcctcctccccgctCACCTACCCGGCGCCCGCGGGCACGGAGTTCGCATCGCCCTACTTCTCAGCGAACCACCAGTACACGCCCCTGCACCACCAGTCCTTCCACTACGAGTTCCAGCACTCCCACCCGGCCGTGGCCCCGGAGGCCTACGGACTCAACTCGCTGCACTCGGGCCAGTACTACCAGCAGATCCACCACGGAGAGCCTGCGGACTTCATCAACCTGCACAATGCGCGCTCGGCCCTCAAGTCCTCGTGCCTGGACGAGCAGCAGCGGCGCGAGCTCGGCTGTCTCGATGCGTACCGGCGCCACGACCTGTCGCTGATGACGTCACACGGCTCCCAGGCCTACGGCGTCGGTATGCACCACCCGGACCAGAGACTGCTGCCCGCCGGTGGCCTGGGGCTCTCATCGTCCGGGTCAGACGATCTGCAG GGCTCCGTGGAAGCGCAGTGTGGGCTCGTGCTGAACGGCCAAGGGGGCGTCATCCGGAGAG gggGAACCTGTGTGGTGAATCCTACAGACCTGTTCTGTTCGGTACCGGGCCGCCTGTCCCTGCTCAGCTCCACCTCCAAGTACAAAGTGACCATCGCCGAGGTGAAGAGAAGACTGTCCCCACCAGAGTGCCTCAACGCCTCCCTACTGGGCGGAATATTACGCAG aGCCAAGTCTAAGAATGGAGGCCGGTGTCTTCGTGAGAAATTAGACCGTTTAGGCCTCAACCTGCCGGCCGGACGGAGGAAAGCTGCCAACGTCACACTGCTCACATCCCTGGTGGAAG GTGAGGCGCTCCACCTGGCGAGGGACTTCGGCTACACCTGCGAGACAGAGTTTCCCAGTAAGGCGGTGGGGGAACATTTGGCGAGGCAGCACAGCGAGCCGAAAGAAACCAGCGCACGCAAGAAAATGGTCCTGGCTACAAA GCAAATCTGTAAGGAGTTCCAGGACTTATTGAGCCAAGACCGCTCTCCTCTGGGCTCCTCCAGACCGACCCCCATCCTGGACCTGGACATCCAGAGACACCTCACACACTTCAG TCTGATCACTCACGGGTTCGGGACGCCGGCGGTCTGTGCAGCCCTCAGCACCTTTCAGACGGTCCTGAGTGAGATGCTCAACTACCTGGACAAAAACTCGGGCGGGAAGACGAGCGGACCCAACGACCAGCAGATCAACAACAGCTCAGAGAAGACGCAGCTCCGGAAAACAGCCGAGCCCCAGAGCAAAGACGGGAAAACAGAAAAGACTGAGTAG